CGGCGGCGCCGTGTCGCCGGGCGTGCGGAACGTCGCCGTCTCCGGCATCCCCGTCGGGATCATGCGTCCGTCTGGGGCGGTGTTCTCGGTCGAGGTGGGAACGCTCATGTCAGGCCTCCGTCTGGCGCGTGCGCGGGTCGAGGTATGCGTAGACGATGTCGGCGAGGATGTTGGCGACCAGCACCGACAGCGTGATCACCAGGAACACCCCCTGCATCAGGGCGAAGTCCTTCGCATTGGTGGCGTCGAGCAGGAGCTTGCCGACACCGGGGTAGCTGAACACCATCTCCATCACGATCGTGCCGCCGACGATGAAGCCGATCGAGAGCGCGAAGCTCTGCACCTGAGGAAGCACCGCGTTGCGGGCGGCGTACGCCCAGAGCACGCGACGGTTGGGCATGCCCTTGGCCTGGGCGACGGTGATGTAGTCCTCATCGAGCACCGTGAGCATCATGTTGCGCATGCCCAGCATCCAGCCGCCGAGCGACGCGATGATGATCGTCACCGCGGGCAGGGTGCCGTGCGCGATCACCTGGCCGATGAAGTCGAGGCTCCACTCCGGCGACTGCCCCTTGCCGTACGCGTGCGACGAGGGGAACCACTTGAGGGTCGACGAGAAGATCGCGATCGCGATCAGCCCCAGCCAGAAGTACGGGATCGTGTTGAAGAACGTCGTGATCGGGATGAGCGCGTCGAGCCTGCTGCCGCGCTTCCAGCCGACGATCGCCCCGCCGACGGTGCCGAGCGCGAACGAGATGATCGTCGCGAGTCCGACCAGGCCGAGCGTCCAGGGAAGGGCCGAGCTGAGCACCTCTGCGACGGGTCGCAGCCCGTGCAGGGTCGAGATGCCGAGGTCGCCGCGGAACAGCATCGCCCAGTAGTCGACGTACTGCTGCCACATCGACTTGTCGGTGTCGATGCCGAGCAGGATGCGCAGCGAGTCGGCCGCCTCCGGACTGATGTTGCGGTTGCGGGCGAGGTAGGAGCTGACCGCATCGCCCTTCATGAACCGGGGCAGGAAGAAGTTGATCGTGATGGCGGCCCAGAGCGTGAACAGGTAGAAGCCCGCCCGCCCGGCGAAGAACCGCCAGGGCACGAGTACGCGTCCTTTCTCGGCGGTGGTCGCGGTCGTGCCGACCTCGAGGGCGTCGCGGTCCTGCTGCTCGAACTGCCCGAGCTCGGGCGATGCGGTGGTCACTGTGCACCTCCGTGCGGTCCGGCGGTCGCGAAGTGCGTGTCGGGATCGGGCGACGCCGCCCGCAGCTCTCGCGTGTAGGGGTCCTGAGGGTTGAGGATGACGTCGTCGGCGTCGCCGTACTCGACGACCCGACCCTGGTTGAGCACCATGATCTTGTCGCTGAAGTGCCGCGCGGTGGCGAGGTCATGAGTGATGTAGAGCACGCCGAGGCCCTCCTCGCGCTGCAGATCGGCGAGCAGGTTCAGCACCCCGAGGCGGATCGACACGTCGAGCATCGACACCGGCTCGTCGGCGACGAGCAGCGACGGGCGGGAGGCGAGCGCGCGGGCGATCGCCACGCGCTGCCTCTGTCCGCCGGACAGCTCGTGCGGACGGCGGTCGATCACGGCATCCGCGTCGAGCCTGACCCGCTCCAGGAGTCTGCGCACCTCCGCCTCGGTCTGATCCTTGGGCACGACATCGTCGAGGCGGATCGGACGCTCCAGGTGGTACCGGATCGAATGGTACGGGTTGAGCGAGGCGAACGGGTCCTGGAACACCATGCGCAGCTGCTGCCGGTAACGGCGCAGGCCCTTGCCACGCCGCGGGATCGGCGCGCCGTCGAGGCGGACCTCACCGCTGGTCGGCGTCTCGAGCTGCGTGAGGATCTTCGCGATCGTCGACTTGCCGCTGCCGGACTGGCCGACGAGGCCGATCGTCTGCCCCGAGGTCAGGGTGAAGCTGACGTCGTCGAGCGCCTTCAGGCGACCGGCGCCGCGGACGTTGTACGTCTTGGTGACATGGGTGAACTCGAGGGTCGTCATCGTGTCAGCACTCCTCGCGCGCCGGTGAGACGGGGGAACGACGACAGCAGCGTCTTCGTGTAGTCATTCTGCGGATCGGTCCAGATCTTCTCGGCCGAGGCCAACTCGACGATCTCGCCCTCGCGCATGATGGCGATGCGATCGCTGATCTCGAGCAGCAGCGGAAGGTCGTGCGTGATGAAGATGACCGAGAAGCCGAACTCGTGACGCAGCTGCGAGATCTGGCTGAGGATCTCACGCTGGACCAGCACGTCGAGTGCGGTGGTCGGCTCATCCATGACCATGAGCTGCGGGCGGAGGGCCAGCGCCATCGCGATCATCACGCGCTGGCGCATGCCGCCGGAGAGCTCATGCGGGAAGGAGCGGATGCGCTGGCGCCCCACCTTGACGATCTCGAGCAGCTCCTCGGCCTCCGCTCGACGCTGTCTGCGGGTCATGTCCGGTCGATGGATCTCGAACACGTCCTCCAATTGCGAGCCGATCGTCGCGACCGGGTTGAGCGCGTTCATCGCGCCCTGGAAGACCATCGACACCTTGTCCCAGCGGAAGCGCTGCATGGCATCCACGTCGAGGTCGTTGATGTCGACGTCGACGCCGGAGGCGTCGTGGAAGATGACGCTGCCGCCGGAGATGACGGCCGGTGCGCGGAGCAGGCGCTGCACCCCGTAGGCGAGGGTGGTCTTGCCGCATCCGCTCTCACCGGCGAGACCGAGGATCTCGCCCCGCCGCAGTTCGAGGGTCACGTTCTTCACCGCCTCGACGGGCGGATCGACGTCGTACACGACCGAGAGGCCGCGCACGCTGAGGAGTGGTTCTGACATGGGGTCTTCCTTCGTCTGGGTCCTTCGTCTCGTCGCTCCGCTCCTCGCTCAGGAACCGGTACCGACGACCGGTCCCGCCAGGGACCGGAGCCGCAGTCCCGGTCCCTGAGCGAGCGGAGCGAGACGAAGGGCCACTGGCCAGACGTCCCACTCCCGAACCGGAGCCGCAGTCCCGGTCCCGCGCAGGAACCGGAGCCTAAGCACCGGTCCCTGAGCGAGCGGAGCGAGACGAAGGGCCACTGGCCAGACGTCCCAGTCCCGAACCGGAGCGGCAGTCCCGGTCCCTGAGCGAGCGGAGCGAGACGAAGGGCTACTCGGCCGGCTTCAGCTTGGTGAGGATCATCACGACGTTCTGCTGCGTCGGGTCGCCCGAGGCGTACGGGTCGTCCTCCGACGGCCACCCCACGTAGTTGCGCGTGTTGTACTCACCCAGAAGCGGGTGGGCACCGAGCGGGATCGCCGGGACCTGGTCGACGAAGATCTGCTCCAGCGTCGTGATCGACGACGTGCGTACGTCGTCGGACGAGGCGTTCGCGTAGGCGTTCAGCGCCTCGGTCGCGACCGGGTCGTCGAAGCGTCCGAAGTTGAATCCGGCGATGCCCTCGGGCGAGATCCATCGCGGGTCCATGGTCGACGTGTAGAGGCCGTAGGCCGTGCCGCTGTCCTCCAGCCAGTGGATGATGGCCGAGAAGGTGCCTTCGTCGCGGGGTCCGGCCCAGCCGCCCCAGTCGGGCATGTCGATCTTGACCTCGGCGCCGATCGCCTCGGTCACATCCTCGGCGATGAGCTCCTGCGCGGTGTTCCAGTCGCTCCACCCCGAGGGGACC
The sequence above is a segment of the Microbacterium sp. Root553 genome. Coding sequences within it:
- a CDS encoding ABC transporter permease is translated as MTTASPELGQFEQQDRDALEVGTTATTAEKGRVLVPWRFFAGRAGFYLFTLWAAITINFFLPRFMKGDAVSSYLARNRNISPEAADSLRILLGIDTDKSMWQQYVDYWAMLFRGDLGISTLHGLRPVAEVLSSALPWTLGLVGLATIISFALGTVGGAIVGWKRGSRLDALIPITTFFNTIPYFWLGLIAIAIFSSTLKWFPSSHAYGKGQSPEWSLDFIGQVIAHGTLPAVTIIIASLGGWMLGMRNMMLTVLDEDYITVAQAKGMPNRRVLWAYAARNAVLPQVQSFALSIGFIVGGTIVMEMVFSYPGVGKLLLDATNAKDFALMQGVFLVITLSVLVANILADIVYAYLDPRTRQTEA
- a CDS encoding ABC transporter ATP-binding protein, encoding MTTLEFTHVTKTYNVRGAGRLKALDDVSFTLTSGQTIGLVGQSGSGKSTIAKILTQLETPTSGEVRLDGAPIPRRGKGLRRYRQQLRMVFQDPFASLNPYHSIRYHLERPIRLDDVVPKDQTEAEVRRLLERVRLDADAVIDRRPHELSGGQRQRVAIARALASRPSLLVADEPVSMLDVSIRLGVLNLLADLQREEGLGVLYITHDLATARHFSDKIMVLNQGRVVEYGDADDVILNPQDPYTRELRAASPDPDTHFATAGPHGGAQ
- a CDS encoding ABC transporter ATP-binding protein, which codes for MSEPLLSVRGLSVVYDVDPPVEAVKNVTLELRRGEILGLAGESGCGKTTLAYGVQRLLRAPAVISGGSVIFHDASGVDVDINDLDVDAMQRFRWDKVSMVFQGAMNALNPVATIGSQLEDVFEIHRPDMTRRQRRAEAEELLEIVKVGRQRIRSFPHELSGGMRQRVMIAMALALRPQLMVMDEPTTALDVLVQREILSQISQLRHEFGFSVIFITHDLPLLLEISDRIAIMREGEIVELASAEKIWTDPQNDYTKTLLSSFPRLTGARGVLTR